The genomic segment GGGCTGTCTTCAAATATATTGTTTACTCTCGCTATAACACTACCAGGTCTGGAGAAATAGGGAAAAACAGTCTTGAGACACTACATGCTACACAAAGTCTTTGTTCAACGGAAAGAAAGAATACTCACTCGAGTTGAACAACCTCTGATCGTCTATATCCAGTCTGATTTTTCAGGACGTCTCTGAGCTacagcaaagaaaatacaatttgatGAGTAAGAATGAAGCATCAGAGCTACTTCACTGCTTTGAGATATCACAACTCACCGCTGCTGAGATTTTTGCTGCTGTCTCTCGAAAGATCCTGGAGGACCTGTCTCTCATTTGATCGTCAAACGTTAATGACTGGAAATGAAGCCTGCCTGGGAAAACTTGTGCTGCCAAAAAAAAGGAGTGTAATCtctgtcacattttaatctTGTTTATAACTTGTGTAaacattaaaagacaaacagcatTAGTTATAACAGTTATGATTTAGCAATCTCACCAGGAACACAACGTCCATTGAGTAGGTAGTTGCCAGAGAGACACTGGCAAGTGCCGTTGAGGCAGACGCTTTCGACAGGACACGGGACAGAGGGACACACTGAGGAGAGAAATTAGAAAACAGtagattttaaaggtttttgtttttattttttttactatcaactcacaaaaagataaaacttatGTCACTGTGGTACCAGTCAGCAATGGGAATATGTCCAGTAGTTGTGTTTagaaaaggaatttttttttttttgttctgatttagaTCACTAAATTAATGTTTGATGGAAACTTCATGACCCATGTGTTCCTCAAAGGTTagaaaaatgttggtatttttagCAAATTAAATCATGAAGAAGCTTTTCATCAATTCATAAGATGATAGTTTATGCATTTTGACATGCAATTTGTCTTCAGAAGATGATATTTTAGACTTCCAAGCttgacaaagaaattaaatggtCTGAAATCCTAAAGAAAAGTTGGAGTTCTGCCAGCAAGCTCTTATACTTTAAGATTAGTATGGTTGCTGTTCATGTAAAACACACTGGAAGTTCCAGGAATGTGAATGCCTGCAACTTTACAGTACATATATTACTGTGAACTTTCCTGTAATGTTTGAAtgtgtaaatggaaaaaaaatgttttttagtttgAATTGCTGGTAACAGATATAACCATAACAATTTTCATATACCGCTGGTTTTCAGACATTTGACCAATCCCGTTTAAGTCAGAACTGATTTCAATTCAAGAACAAATACAGCATGTGTTTTATGGTTGGCAGTTAGTTTCATAACTGGCAATCAACTAAATAACtagtttatttaacaaaaaagctcaaaaagcTCTAACCCCAAATATGACTAATGATAGAACTAAGTCTCTTTGCTGGAGCTGGATTTTTGTGCTAAAACTTTGGCATTTCTATGGACAGTCAGACATAAAAGGAAACAGCACAGACCGATTACAGGACTGGGAGTGGTTGGAGCCTCTGAAGGAGGGCTGCTGGTGATTCCCCCTGTTGTCCGAAAGGTGGTAAAAATCTTAGTGGTTCCACTGGTGGAGGTAGGGGTGTTGGTGTTCAGGGTCTCAGTGGTGATGCTGGGTGAATTTGTCGGTAAAGGAGTGGTAGTAGTGGTTTCTCCCATAGTAACACTGGACTCTAAATCAGCAAAAATTAAACCCAGTCAGTCCAACATTTCAACAGGTGGCACAGCTAATAACTACACTGATTGGGTAACCGGTATGAATGATAACAATTTGTAATCAAATCATCAATACTCTCTTGAAGAAATGCCATGAAATGCAGTACAAAATTCTATTGTATTCTAAGAGTAAACATTGCTGTTTATCAAAAGGTTAGTATTACCTGCTGAGGTTGCTGGTGAAGAACTAAGGGTGGTGGCATTGCCAGTTGAGGGAGTGTTGCTACTGCCTGGGAAGTTGCTGGTAggaggaggggtgctggtgggTGAAGAGTCTGTTATGTTTTTGGTGTCAGTCGAAGTAAAGGGTATGACGGTTGATGCAGGAGTCTCAGAAGTTCCAGCAGAGCTCGCTAGTGTTGTATTAGCTTGCTTTGAGGTAGCTGAGGTCATAGTTGTTGTCATGTTGCTGGAATGTGGGGTGCTGGTGATTAAAGTCGTGGTGTTTCTCATCTCTGTAACTGATGTAGTGGCGGTATGATTGTCTGAGGTATCCATAGTTGGGAAGTGAGTGATAGATGTGATTTGTGGACTTACAGTCGCATTGTTACTTGTAGTGGGTGTGGCATTGTTTGTGACTGTGACAAATGTCCCTGTAGTGTCTCCATTAGTTGTAGTTGGCACATTTTTGGTGGTGTGGTTGTTTGTAGTTGTCATTGCTGTATCATTGTTAAATGGTGTATTTGTCATACTTGCAGTTGTGTGGTGGACAGTTGGTCCAATCGACGCATTTGCAGTCTTGTCAGTGCTTGTCGGTGTAGTTGTAACCATTGTAGTTACAATGTTGTTTGTCACTGTGGTCAGGTCAACTGTAGTTGTGTTGATGCCTGACATTGTAGTTGAAACAGCTGCAGTTGAGTTGCTGTTTGACACTGTAATTTGAACTTGTGTAGTCATGTTGCTGTTTGTCGTTGTAGTCTCAGCTTGTGTAGTGTGTGTAGTCATGTTGTTGCCCATTGCTGTAGTCTCAGCTTGTGCAGTGTGTGTAGACATGTTGTTGCCCATTGCTGTAGTCTGAGCTTGTGTAGTGTGTGTAGACATGTTGTTGCCCATTGCTGTAGTCTGAGCTTGTGCAGTGTGTGTAGTCATGTTGTTGCCCATTGCTGTAGTCTCAGCTTGTGTAGTGAGTGTAGACATGTTGTTGCCCATTGCTGTAGTCTGAGCTATTGTAGTGTGTGTAGTCATGTTGTTGCCCATTGCTGTAGTCTGAGCTTGTGTAGTGTGTGTAGACATGTTGTTGCCCATTGCTGTAGTCTCAGCTTGTGTAGTGCGTGTAGTCATGTTGTTGCCCATTGCTGTAGTCTCAGCTTGTGCAGTGTGTGTAGACATGTTGTTGCCCATTGCTGTAGTCTCAGCTTGTGCAGTGTGTGTAGACATGTTGTTGCCCATTGCTGTAGTCTCAGCTTGTGCAGTGTGCGTAGTCATGTTGTTGCCCATTGCTGTAGTCTCAGCTATTGTAGTGTGTGTAGACATGTTGTTGCCCATTGCTGTAGTCTCAGCTATTGTAGTGTGCGTAGTCATGTTGTTGCCCATTGCTGTAGTCTCAGCTTGTGCAGTGTGTGTAGACATGTTGTTGCCCATTGCTGTAGTCTGAGCTATTGTAGTGTGTGTAGTCATGTTGTTGCCCATTGCTGTAGTCTGAGCTATTGTAGTGTGTGTAGGCATGTTACTGTTTGTTGCTGAAGTTTGAACTTGTATTGATTGTGTAGTTATGTCGTTGCTTGTTGATGTGATCTGGACATCTGTAGTTGTGTTGTTGCCTAACGGGGTGGTCACAGGTTCTGTTGTGCCGTTCCTCGTTGAGCTGTCTGAAGCTCTGGTGGTCATATTATTGGGTGTTGAGGTGGTCAGTGCGCTTTCTGACGTGTTCTGTATGGGTGCCGTCGATGTGCCAGTGGTTGTGATGTAGGGCGGTGGAGATGAAGCACTTCCATTTGTAGTCTCATTAGAAGGTGAACTATTTGTCTCTGCTGTTGTTGGTGGTGTGGTTCCACCAGTGACTGAAGCCGTTGGGGTTTCTGCAAGGTTTCCTGTGGTGATTGTCTCAGGACTGTTCCCTGTGACTGTATCTGTCTGGGTTATCGCCAGAGAAATTGATGAAGTTCCAGTTATTTCTCTTGTGTTGTGTTCAGTAGTTGCATTTCCTACTACTGTGGTAAGGAAATCTGTGGTTATGTTGTGACCATCAGTAGCAGTAGGAGGCTCCGTTGTCATTTGTGCTGCAATTAAAACAGAAGCATTAAAACAGCATTATTATACCTTCTCTGCTCTGGGAACATGAGACACAGTTAGAGAATGACACAAGttgtccaaaaaacaaaaatagtactagtaaataaataaaaagaaatggctAACATCTACAGATATGAGCTCAACTTTCTTCAGAATACAGTTCTGAACCCTTCTCCGATTAGATCtgctctttctctttgttttgcgTTTATGGTGGAACAGAATCAATACCACGGCTGTTTGAGTTGCTCTCCAGCAGCAGGGGGTCTTTCCTAATAGCATTGCTTGCTTATATACTGTCCTCATCTGCATGCTCTGAATAATAGCATTTCAGAAGCCAGCGAGAGGAATAAACAGCCAGGAGGATAAATAAACGGCTTCATTTTCTCCTAGGAAGCGGGAAAAATATCAAGACTAATCCCAAGCTTCATCTAATTATATTAATAGATTCCTAGGATTTGTTTGAGTATCATTTAGtaactattatttatttatagatga from the Gambusia affinis linkage group LG19, SWU_Gaff_1.0, whole genome shotgun sequence genome contains:
- the si:ch211-198m17.1 gene encoding mucin-5AC isoform X2 is translated as MPPRCLLVVFLFGIVSKAQMTTEPPTATDGHNITTDFLTTVVGNATTEHNTREITGTSSISLAITQTDTVTGNSPETITTGNLAETPTASVTGGTTPPTTAETNSSPSNETTNGSASSPPPYITTTGTSTAPIQNTSESALTTSTPNNMTTRASDSSTRNGTTEPVTTPLGNNTTTDVQITSTSNDITTQSIQVQTSATNSNMPTHTTIAQTTAMGNNMTTHTTIAQTTAMGNNMSTHTAQAETTAMGNNMTTHTTIAETTAMGNNMSTHTTIAETTAMGNNMTTHTAQAETTAMGNNMSTHTAQAETTAMGNNMSTHTAQAETTAMGNNMTTRTTQAETTAMGNNMSTHTTQAQTTAMGNNMTTHTTIAQTTAMGNNMSTLTTQAETTAMGNNMTTHTAQAQTTAMGNNMSTHTTQAQTTAMGNNMSTHTAQAETTAMGNNMTTHTTQAETTTTNSNMTTQVQITVSNSNSTAAVSTTMSGINTTTVDLTTVTNNIVTTMVTTTPTSTDKTANASIGPTVHHTTASMTNTPFNNDTAMTTTNNHTTKNVPTTTNGDTTGTFVTVTNNATPTTSNNATVSPQITSITHFPTMDTSDNHTATTSVTEMRNTTTLITSTPHSSNMTTTMTSATSKQANTTLASSAGTSETPASTVIPFTSTDTKNITDSSPTSTPPPTSNFPGSSNTPSTGNATTLSSSPATSAESSVTMGETTTTTPLPTNSPSITTETLNTNTPTSTSGTTKIFTTFRTTGGITSSPPSEAPTTPSPVIVCPSVPCPVESVCLNGTCQCLSGNYLLNGRCVPAQVFPGRLHFQSLTFDDQMRDRSSRIFRETAAKISAALRDVLKNQTGYRRSEVVQLEPGSVIARVNNIFEDSPATQASVDQIIEEAVKNPQGLLSNATYTGTDLCQVEPLPCDVSSTKCTNVNGQASCSCKDGYISMIYSKSSCKACPSGQQAVRDKCVTCPFGYAGFNCNDSSLLAVVVISCVLGGVLLILVLALLGYCCWKRCLRTKPDRNISPYSDELNKSWPAGITPIPRATTHWESAGSIEMTEGGSTNTLVDKKLESNGFSGSYDLNPEEMKTFKGKNTSRYSYLVEGHENPYFLPGDEKKNSTKK
- the si:ch211-198m17.1 gene encoding mucin-5AC isoform X3; amino-acid sequence: MPPRCLLVVFLFGIVSKAQMTTEPPTATDGHNITTDFLTTVVGNATTEHNTREITGTSSISLAITQTDTVTGNSPETITTGNLAETPTASVTGGTTPPTTAETNSSPSNETTNGSASSPPPYITTTGTSTAPIQNTSESALTTSTPNNMTTRASDSSTRNGTTEPVTTPLGNNTTTDVQITSTSNDITTQSIQVQTSATNSNMTTHTTIAQTTAMGNNMSTHTAQAETTAMGNNMTTHTTIAETTAMGNNMSTHTTIAETTAMGNNMTTHTAQAETTAMGNNMSTHTAQAETTAMGNNMSTHTAQAETTAMGNNMTTRTTQAETTAMGNNMSTHTTQAQTTAMGNNMTTHTTIAQTTAMGNNMSTLTTQAETTAMGNNMTTHTAQAQTTAMGNNMSTHTTQAQTTAMGNNMSTHTAQAETTAMGNNMTTHTTQAETTTTNSNMTTQVQITVSNSNSTAAVSTTMSGINTTTVDLTTVTNNIVTTMVTTTPTSTDKTANASIGPTVHHTTASMTNTPFNNDTAMTTTNNHTTKNVPTTTNGDTTGTFVTVTNNATPTTSNNATVSPQITSITHFPTMDTSDNHTATTSVTEMRNTTTLITSTPHSSNMTTTMTSATSKQANTTLASSAGTSETPASTVIPFTSTDTKNITDSSPTSTPPPTSNFPGSSNTPSTGNATTLSSSPATSAESSVTMGETTTTTPLPTNSPSITTETLNTNTPTSTSGTTKIFTTFRTTGGITSSPPSEAPTTPSPVIVCPSVPCPVESVCLNGTCQCLSGNYLLNGRCVPAQVFPGRLHFQSLTFDDQMRDRSSRIFRETAAKISAALRDVLKNQTGYRRSEVVQLEPGSVIARVNNIFEDSPATQASVDQIIEEAVKNPQGLLSNATYTGTDLCQVEPLPCDVSSTKCTNVNGQASCSCKDGYISMIYSKSSCKACPSGQQAVRDKCVTCPFGYAGFNCNDSSLLAVVVISCVLGGVLLILVLALLGYCCWKRCLRTKPDRNISPYSDELNKSWPAGITPIPRATTHWESAGSIEMTEGGSTNTLVDKKLESNGFGSQLKQKRWKKSGSYDLNPEEMKTFKGKNTSRYSYLVEGHENPYFLPGDEKKNSTKK
- the si:ch211-198m17.1 gene encoding mucin-5AC isoform X1; its protein translation is MPPRCLLVVFLFGIVSKAQMTTEPPTATDGHNITTDFLTTVVGNATTEHNTREITGTSSISLAITQTDTVTGNSPETITTGNLAETPTASVTGGTTPPTTAETNSSPSNETTNGSASSPPPYITTTGTSTAPIQNTSESALTTSTPNNMTTRASDSSTRNGTTEPVTTPLGNNTTTDVQITSTSNDITTQSIQVQTSATNSNMPTHTTIAQTTAMGNNMTTHTTIAQTTAMGNNMSTHTAQAETTAMGNNMTTHTTIAETTAMGNNMSTHTTIAETTAMGNNMTTHTAQAETTAMGNNMSTHTAQAETTAMGNNMSTHTAQAETTAMGNNMTTRTTQAETTAMGNNMSTHTTQAQTTAMGNNMTTHTTIAQTTAMGNNMSTLTTQAETTAMGNNMTTHTAQAQTTAMGNNMSTHTTQAQTTAMGNNMSTHTAQAETTAMGNNMTTHTTQAETTTTNSNMTTQVQITVSNSNSTAAVSTTMSGINTTTVDLTTVTNNIVTTMVTTTPTSTDKTANASIGPTVHHTTASMTNTPFNNDTAMTTTNNHTTKNVPTTTNGDTTGTFVTVTNNATPTTSNNATVSPQITSITHFPTMDTSDNHTATTSVTEMRNTTTLITSTPHSSNMTTTMTSATSKQANTTLASSAGTSETPASTVIPFTSTDTKNITDSSPTSTPPPTSNFPGSSNTPSTGNATTLSSSPATSAESSVTMGETTTTTPLPTNSPSITTETLNTNTPTSTSGTTKIFTTFRTTGGITSSPPSEAPTTPSPVIVCPSVPCPVESVCLNGTCQCLSGNYLLNGRCVPAQVFPGRLHFQSLTFDDQMRDRSSRIFRETAAKISAALRDVLKNQTGYRRSEVVQLEPGSVIARVNNIFEDSPATQASVDQIIEEAVKNPQGLLSNATYTGTDLCQVEPLPCDVSSTKCTNVNGQASCSCKDGYISMIYSKSSCKACPSGQQAVRDKCVTCPFGYAGFNCNDSSLLAVVVISCVLGGVLLILVLALLGYCCWKRCLRTKPDRNISPYSDELNKSWPAGITPIPRATTHWESAGSIEMTEGGSTNTLVDKKLESNGFGSQLKQKRWKKSGSYDLNPEEMKTFKGKNTSRYSYLVEGHENPYFLPGDEKKNSTKK